The sequence CCCTCCGACTACCAGAGCGATCTCTACTCCTAAAGAATGAACTTCCTTGATTTCTTCTGCGAGAGAATGAGCCTTATTGCTATCGATCCCAAACTCGCCCTCTCCGGCAAGAGCCTCGCCGGAGAGTTTAATCAAGATTCGCTTGTACTTAGAAGTTTCCTGAGACAAGGTTTACGCGCCGCCTACCTGGAAACGAGCAAAACGAGCTACGATGATATTTTCACCGAATTTCGCGATGGATTCCTTAACCAGATCGTCAACGGTTTTAGCGTTATCCTTGATGAAGGCTTGGTTCAAAAGGCATACTTCGGAGTAATACTTTTTGATTTTTCCAGGGATGATCTTTTCGATCTGCTCTGGTTTTTTACCTTCTTCTTTCAATTGAGCTTCGAGAACCTTAGTTTCACGCTCGATGTCTTCTGCAGGAACTTGCTCTTCGCTTACGTATAGTGGAGCCATAGCTGCGATTTGCAGACATATCTCTTTTCCGAGAGCTTCGAAAGCCTCGTTACGTGCAACGAAGTCAGTCTCAGAGTTGAGCTCGAGTAGAACTCCGATCTTTCCGTCTCCGTGGATATAGGAAATATTTCTTCCTTCTTTGGTCACGCGTCCTGCTTTTTTAGAAGCCTTAGCGATCCCTTTTTCACGCAACCAATCTGCAGATTTGTCTAGATCGTTATTATTCTCTTGAAGAGCTTTTTTACAATCCATCAATCCCGCACCGGTGCGGTCTCTTAATTCCTTAATAAGGTCGGTAGTAGATGCTGACATTCTCTTCCCTCTTACTCGCCTTTATCGATTTCAATAGTGGCAGCAGGCTCAGTTGCGGCAGGAGCAGGAGTAGCAGCAGCGTCTTCTTTCTTAGGGCTGACAGGATCCTCGTCCATGATGAACTTACCACTTTCGTCGTATTCACCCTGATATTCCAGAGCAAGTGCTTCCGAATCCAGATCTTCGCTGAAGCGAGGTTGTTCTACAACTCCTCCAGTTCCTTCGATTACCGCGTTAGACATGGTTTCGAGGAATAAGGAGATCGCGCGGATCGCATCGTCGTTGCCTGGGATTGGATAGTCGATCAACTCAGGATCACAGTTGGTATCCACCACTGCGAAAATTTTAAGACCAAGTTTACGAGCTTCTTTTACTGCGATCTCTTCTTTCTTAGGATCGATCACGAAAAGAACTTCAGGAATGCTATTCATGTCCTTGATCCCGCCCAAAGTTTTGCGGAGTTTATCTAATTCTCTACGAAGAGATAGAATTTCTTTTTTAGTTTTAACTTCTTTTTCGAAGCTATTATCCGTTTCCATTCCCTCTAGTTTTTTCAAACGAGCGATGGATTTTTTAACTGTGTTCCAGTTGGTTAAAAGTCCGCCCGGCCAGCGGTTATTGATGAAGAACATACTGCAACGGAGTGCTTCTCTTTCGATCGCTCCTCTAGCTTGCTTTTTAGTTCCTACGAATAGGACTTTTTTTCCTTCGGAAGTAACCTTCTTCAATGCGTCGTAAGCTTCTTTAGCCTTTTGAACGGTTTTTTGAAGGTCGATGATATGGATCCCGTTTCTTGCAGTGAAGACATAGGGAGCCATTTTCGGATTCCATTTTCTTGTCTGGTGACCGAAATGTACTCCGGTCTCCAGTAAATTCTTCATGGAAATTACTGACATGAGTTGTTTACCCCTTTTTTAGTACGAAGAACAATGTCGCCACAAGTCCAAGAAGACTTGCAGGGGTAACTTGTGCTTCGACTTTAATTACGTAAAGTTCCAGCCGAACCGGTTCTTGTAAGAGG is a genomic window of Leptospira neocaledonica containing:
- the rpsB gene encoding 30S ribosomal protein S2 — protein: MSVISMKNLLETGVHFGHQTRKWNPKMAPYVFTARNGIHIIDLQKTVQKAKEAYDALKKVTSEGKKVLFVGTKKQARGAIEREALRCSMFFINNRWPGGLLTNWNTVKKSIARLKKLEGMETDNSFEKEVKTKKEILSLRRELDKLRKTLGGIKDMNSIPEVLFVIDPKKEEIAVKEARKLGLKIFAVVDTNCDPELIDYPIPGNDDAIRAISLFLETMSNAVIEGTGGVVEQPRFSEDLDSEALALEYQGEYDESGKFIMDEDPVSPKKEDAAATPAPAATEPAATIEIDKGE
- the tsf gene encoding translation elongation factor Ts produces the protein MSASTTDLIKELRDRTGAGLMDCKKALQENNNDLDKSADWLREKGIAKASKKAGRVTKEGRNISYIHGDGKIGVLLELNSETDFVARNEAFEALGKEICLQIAAMAPLYVSEEQVPAEDIERETKVLEAQLKEEGKKPEQIEKIIPGKIKKYYSEVCLLNQAFIKDNAKTVDDLVKESIAKFGENIIVARFARFQVGGA